Within the Hevea brasiliensis isolate MT/VB/25A 57/8 chromosome 2, ASM3005281v1, whole genome shotgun sequence genome, the region ctccacatactcatatcatcataaaaacatatgggagctcagctccctcatccagtccattaaacatgcatatcattatacatttacaggtccaacatggtaataatgttacagaccaaaatcaaataaatacttttaacacatgcagaaattatAGGAgtcaataaaattacacaaatattgataaacaacctgcgaaggagaaaagcaggttaatcacaataaaatcctcctgtagcctgaaaaaatattgaacaggagtgagcattcgactcagagagtaaaatatcaattttaaccataatctctataactatctaaaactaatgcatcctgtaaagtgaaatgcaacatcagcaataaattcacatcataacagcaaaaaggtaatttggagcactcacacacccaataatatcaatcataatatatgggagctgatcccctatacagctttcttaaatccaacctggtgccagcgaagaactcaagccgtcgcttaataatccaaatcggggtcccagcgaagaactcaagccgtgactaccccgaaggaccgggtcccagcgaagatctcaagccgtgtctacccgtcctatccatagtccacaccacatcacacgaacgccaacgcacgcacactgctctaaattaccacaacaacatacatggcactttcacagttatgaatgcaacataaatcgtgcctaaagtttatctacatagatatatgcatataagtgatgcatgggcatgcttgaacatataataatagtgaaattacaattaaaattaatattttactcacagacttgacaacggtcatcaAGGTgaagcggaggaagaaggtcatcggctcacctgacaattacattaaaattatttaacacaattgactcaatacaaatcatgaaaagaccaaatacgtcataagtcatgccgaaaatccgacagagtctcccctatacctaggacctacccaacctgcaaaagagctcaaaacacacttctatattcacaactcatatatccacaattcaatcacatcacacagcccctcctgggcccatcaaatcagtcatccatcacaatatgtaaaatttcaatttagtcattataattgatcatttttgcaaaaactacccaaacaagctctaaaaattctaaaactttgccccgcggtccttagcaatattactaggctattgcaaaaagaatcataattttctaagctaccaagaatattttatggatttttaatcttatttaagcactagaaaattacgaaaaagcaagattTGAATTTACCTtttccgattccgacttcgggatcgcgctcgggatgtctgacaatggtgtggtagccaaaatctcgatccaattcggagacttttccggtagcaagtctgtctggccggaaattcacaaacctggacaactgtcgaatttccgcgaattgaggatacctacacgaagcccacaacacgggggttagtacataaatttttggaattttctaagctcatttaatgctcggaaaaatactgcgaagttccgtgggacccactgaaaaacggtgtcggaaaattttaaaatttatgtcactgcgaagctctcgacgagtggagcgctctggtactctctgttttctcgtgggattcacggtttgcgagaaatctagcccgaaagtcaaaatgggctaaaacttcccgggcaaaaattggacaaaccactcgatggatttcggtgttcttggtgtctatggaaagctctcgacgagtagatgagtttagatataagacccggtccgattggtggccggatcggccggattttggccgggaagacgaacgGTCCCGCGCGCGCTCCGCCAGTGCCGTTTTCGGCGTTCGGCGCGGCTCGTGGGGAGGGGTGAGGCGGTGCGAGCCGGGGGTGGCAGGAGGCGTGGCGCcaagggaggagggaggagatagaaaaagagagagaaagggagaagggtcggacgcgcgcggggagggggaagaaaaagaagaagaccggtccgattcgaacggtccgattcggtccggtttgattcggccggttcgattcaggatacaaaattttgaatttttactctgcctcgggaccgaaaacgacgtccaaaaatttcaaaaaaaatttcaaaaaactcagaaaaattcgtagactccaaatatatttttagttttgccacgtggtctttaaattaatttttaaaaattatcaaagtttatatttttggaaaatcgaacctgatttttaaaatctgaaaaatctcaaataatttcttaaaatttaaataaaattaaaatatcaataatactcataaaataataaaatttaaaattttggggtgttaaatTGAGTCTATTTCCTACGATTTTACTTAAATTTTCCATTTAGGTTATTTctcagttgaatttgctattataCCCCTTATTTCCTAATCTCTTCCTTCAAttactttttagtttaaatttagctaaaattagtaaattttatataaaaattcaatcattaacacaacttttTGAGAGAATAATATCTTATCTATATTACTTGTGCGATTCGTGCACTTACGGTTAGGTCACATCGCTCTCATCCATTTAATGCCTAAAAAGAAAAGTGATACCCACGAGCCGATTTGCTTGGGCCACTATGCACTAGAATAACGAAAATCCATTCACCAGCCATATGCAACAAAGGAAACACTTCTATATACAGTTCCATATTTGTTGCTTAGATAaccaaataaaagaaaataagatCATGCCATTAAGCTCTCATCCATTTGCAGCGGTCGTGGACGACAAGAGGGCCTAGGTCCTGTGGTTTGCAGACTTGCTAGTTCTTCTGGTGGCGATAGTGAGGCAATATGATTTGATGGGGAAGGCAATATGATTTTACATTTTACATTTGTATACATTGAATTAACTAACCcttaattatttattcacatATAAATCCATGCATGTTAGCTAAATTGGTTACATGTGTTAAAGAGTAAAATTAAAAGGTTCAGCTAAATTTtagaaaacaaaacaaaaaagttAAAAGAAAAGGGTGCAACATCAGGACTTCTTATAGCTGAAACATAATCAGATGGCTTCCAGGAAATTTCCatttcatataacttttcaagttGAAACAGCCTCTCAGAATACAACCTCTAAGTGTCTTCGAGTGTGAAGACACGCCCTAATTTTCTCCTAGAAAAATTTATTTGTCAATGTACAAGCAGCAACAACCATGTGATAGGCATTCTAGACTGAAGTCTCTTTGAAGCTCTTTGCCAGCCAAATGGCAGTTTCTCTAGGAGAAACATTCTCAGGTCCAAATGGCTTCAACAGCACTCCAAGCTCTTCGAACCGTTTCTGTTGCAAGAGCTGTGCACTAAACTCGAGCAAACCTTCTAATGCTTCTGCACGCTGTTGGTACGACGAGGTGTCAAACCGGCGGTGTCGTGACTCTGAAGATCGGCTTGAAACAGCAGTAGTTGGATTATGCTCTGAGCATTCACTTCCAGTTTGTGCAACTTCAAGGCTGGTATCAGTTAAATGAATCTTGGTAACAGCTCTGTCCAAAACCTGGACTGTACACTTGTCTTTCGTGATTGAACAGTCAGCACTGCCTGGAGATGAAGAGCATTGTGCTGAAGTTGATGATGTTCCAAGGATGGGAATGCAAGGATCCTCAGAAGAAGCCAATGGGAATTCAGCAATCTTGTCAATTCTTGGAGCATTAACAGAAACATCTGGAGACACCACATTAGGCAGAAGGCCAATGTTAGCCCTATAAGGGGTAGCTAAGTTTGGAGCTTTCATTGGGAATGGAAGAGATGCTCTGCGTGTAGGATGAGAAGATTTGCTTCCTGGAGTACATGACGCTGGAAGCTGCAAATTCAAAATAATAATCACAATGCTATCACTGGAAAAGTTGTCAGAATCAAGTGAGTTTTGCTCTGATACACAAAACTGGAGCAGGCTTCCCAAGAATGGCAGCTGAAGTCCATACACAACAGACCAAATAAGCTATACTAGAAAAGCATCAAGCCATCAACAGCACCAAAACCCTAAATAAACAATAGGACCCAAAAGTATTTAACTGGCCAACAACAATAACACAGCTATACTGAGCATAAGAGTCGACTATGAGAAATATTAGCAACCCAGACGCCAATAAAATGAACAACTTCAGCATTTTTAGACCACTATTCACAAACTAACCAACCAAAAATAAGGTAACATACTCAAGTCATCCATATTTCAGAAGCTAATAAAAGCAACAGAAAACATATAGAAGATGTCCACAAAAGCCAAAAAGAAAAAGCATCCTTCGTTTCTATACTTCTGTACGGACTTACCGAATCACGTTTGGAACCAATATGGGGTATCTTTAATGGTAGGGTTATTCTCTTTGGAGTACCAGAAACTTTAGCTGGTGTCACTCTTGGGGTTTTGACAGCCACTGAAAATTTCGAGGGAACTGCTTTGTTAATATTAATCTCTTCACGGACAACACCAACAGATATTTCTTTATACTGTTGATTCAAATAGCTTGGAAATTGCTCTGCTCTTTGTGAAGAATCTGCAGAGTTTAGCTCAGTTTCAGATATACTAGGATTCAAGGTGCAGTCATTGCTGAATGATCGCCTTTTCTCTCTGTCAGTAACAATGGGGACAGCTTCTGACTCTATGAATCTAGTTTTCTCGACAAAGTTGGATTCAACACAATGGACAGGGAAAGTATTCTGCCTGGCGCTATTCAATTTTAGATGAATCTTGAGaacatgaggttgaagatgaggaTGACTGAGCAACTCTGCAGCCTGGCACAGAACAGTTATTATAAAGACGCTTAGATCCACTGAACATCCATTTCTACCACACTGTCCACAAGCTGATGCTTAATACTCCTTTCATCTACCTATCATTTTAGCTAGTCAGATACACACACAAAAGTCAGATACACACACAAACACACATAAAGAAAGAATGCGGCAAGCTTTGTTACTTCCACTTCTAGATATATTAGGAAGTGCTAATATCTGCCTCTTAAAGAtaaacttggagcaccaaaagaCAACGAGGTAAACTAACAATTTTGGGAACCATCCTTTTCCTTGACAGTAATAGTCCATCCACATGCTcattaataatgataataataatacaagAGAGCAGGAAGAAGAAAACATACACTTGGTCTAACTTCTGGATTCTTCCGCAGCATGCTTTTAATAATCCCTCggctgaaaaattaaagaaacagAGAAAAGAAAACAGATCAGCAGAACCATAAAACCTTATGACCATCTAAGTTTgggaaagaagataatggaaggagAACATGACGAAAATAATAAAGAAGAGGAAATAGTATTCATTTATTATGTTCAGGGGGAGAAACAATGGAAAGAAAGTTGTTTTACAAATAGTAACATTATTAATTTACCCTTTGCcttttcaaaaagaataaaattgtAGAAGCATAAAATTGCAAGTTAATAATATTTTCTCACTTTCCTACCTAAATTGGAAAGAAAATGAATGGTACGCCCTACCACTTATTTTccactcttttatttttccttaccaGTTAcctctacttttttttttctttccaaaaaaaaaaaagagtagaaaAAAGTTATTTTCTTTTCTGCCCTATTTTCCTCTTTTATTTTCCACCTTTCCAAACATGGCATGAGGATCATAAGAGCAGTTAGCCTTGTTTTAAAAACTTCTTGCTGAAGTGCAAGAGTAGGAAAAGGTTTTTTTCTTCAAGAATGATGAattacggaggctccagttagacaagtagagcacattaggctagaggatagaaagaaaaaaaggggtagaccctAAAATTGGGAGAGAGAGTAGTAGTACATGACTTAGAAGATTTACATTTcatatttgatttttaaaaaaaaaatggaaaaaaaaaaaaaaaaatatccatatattttttttttttgggattttAGATGAGAgttgttgagttgagttgagtttaatgATGAATTGCTTGAAAAGATGTTTAAGTTACTTTACTAagtgaaataaaattttagaaactTAAACTCTGTTGatatattttatcatatgtaaacATGAAGTAGACTCACAGTGCTCCAGAGTACACAGTAGGAAGAGGAGTTACTATAGacttatttattttgtttatcaATGCTTGCATATCCTGCTCAGAAAGGACAGACAAAAAAGCAAATCTATCAAGGTCTATATAACCAACATGTAGGAAAACTCAAGGAGGAAAAAAAAGTTATATATATAGTTTTAGTATAACTAGTTTTCGAAGCACACACATTGCATGTGCatctaaattaaaaatcaaaatcagATTCTTAGAAAAATCTTTATGATGATTGTgagttataaataataaaatatattatttactttttataaatttataatctaactaaaaattataaaaataagtataataaaataaaattaaaagttaatatcCTCTATGAAAAACTAATAGCATaggaaatataataatattaaaaattaaaatatgaatatgAATATTCATGCTATGTTTTTCAAATCAAaagtgaaaaataaatttattaatgtaaaattttaatttatagtctttataaatttattatgacataaaattctattataaaaattttt harbors:
- the LOC110664927 gene encoding serine/threonine-protein kinase Nek2 isoform X2; translation: MMYVMKKIRLARQTDRARRSAHQEMELISKVRNPFIVEYKDSWVEKGCYVCIIIGYCEGGDMAEAIKKANGVHFPEERLCKWLVQLLMALDYLHANHILHRDVKCSNIFLTRDQDIRLGDFGLAKMLTSDDFASSVVGTPSYMCPELLADIPYGSKSDIWSLGCCMYEMANHKPAFKAFDMQALINKINKSIVTPLPTVYSGALRGIIKSMLRKNPEVRPSAAELLSHPHLQPHVLKIHLKLNSARQNTFPVHCVESNFVEKTRFIESEAVPIVTDREKRRSFSNDCTLNPSISETELNSADSSQRAEQFPSYLNQQYKEISVGVVREEININKAVPSKFSVAVKTPRVTPAKVSGTPKRITLPLKIPHIGSKRDSLPASCTPGSKSSHPTRRASLPFPMKAPNLATPYRANIGLLPNVVSPDVSVNAPRIDKIAEFPLASSEDPCIPILGTSSTSAQCSSSPGSADCSITKDKCTVQVLDRAVTKIHLTDTSLEVAQTGSECSEHNPTTAVSSRSSESRHRRFDTSSYQQRAEALEGLLEFSAQLLQQKRFEELGVLLKPFGPENVSPRETAIWLAKSFKETSV
- the LOC110664927 gene encoding serine/threonine-protein kinase Nek2 isoform X1, with amino-acid sequence MEQYEILEQIGKGSFGSALLVRQRHEKKKYVMKKIRLARQTDRARRSAHQEMELISKVRNPFIVEYKDSWVEKGCYVCIIIGYCEGGDMAEAIKKANGVHFPEERLCKWLVQLLMALDYLHANHILHRDVKCSNIFLTRDQDIRLGDFGLAKMLTSDDFASSVVGTPSYMCPELLADIPYGSKSDIWSLGCCMYEMANHKPAFKAFDMQALINKINKSIVTPLPTVYSGALRGIIKSMLRKNPEVRPSAAELLSHPHLQPHVLKIHLKLNSARQNTFPVHCVESNFVEKTRFIESEAVPIVTDREKRRSFSNDCTLNPSISETELNSADSSQRAEQFPSYLNQQYKEISVGVVREEININKAVPSKFSVAVKTPRVTPAKVSGTPKRITLPLKIPHIGSKRDSLPASCTPGSKSSHPTRRASLPFPMKAPNLATPYRANIGLLPNVVSPDVSVNAPRIDKIAEFPLASSEDPCIPILGTSSTSAQCSSSPGSADCSITKDKCTVQVLDRAVTKIHLTDTSLEVAQTGSECSEHNPTTAVSSRSSESRHRRFDTSSYQQRAEALEGLLEFSAQLLQQKRFEELGVLLKPFGPENVSPRETAIWLAKSFKETSV
- the LOC110664927 gene encoding serine/threonine-protein kinase Nek2 isoform X5, producing the protein MELISKVRNPFIVEYKDSWVEKGCYVCIIIGYCEGGDMAEAIKKANGVHFPEERLCKWLVQLLMALDYLHANHILHRDVKCSNIFLTRDQDIRLGDFGLAKMLTSDDFASSVVGTPSYMCPELLADIPYGSKSDIWSLGCCMYEMANHKPAFKAFDMQALINKINKSIVTPLPTVYSGALRGIIKSMLRKNPEVRPSAAELLSHPHLQPHVLKIHLKLNSARQNTFPVHCVESNFVEKTRFIESEAVPIVTDREKRRSFSNDCTLNPSISETELNSADSSQRAEQFPSYLNQQYKEISVGVVREEININKAVPSKFSVAVKTPRVTPAKVSGTPKRITLPLKIPHIGSKRDSLPASCTPGSKSSHPTRRASLPFPMKAPNLATPYRANIGLLPNVVSPDVSVNAPRIDKIAEFPLASSEDPCIPILGTSSTSAQCSSSPGSADCSITKDKCTVQVLDRAVTKIHLTDTSLEVAQTGSECSEHNPTTAVSSRSSESRHRRFDTSSYQQRAEALEGLLEFSAQLLQQKRFEELGVLLKPFGPENVSPRETAIWLAKSFKETSV
- the LOC110664927 gene encoding serine/threonine-protein kinase Nek2 isoform X3; amino-acid sequence: MKKIRLARQTDRARRSAHQEMELISKVRNPFIVEYKDSWVEKGCYVCIIIGYCEGGDMAEAIKKANGVHFPEERLCKWLVQLLMALDYLHANHILHRDVKCSNIFLTRDQDIRLGDFGLAKMLTSDDFASSVVGTPSYMCPELLADIPYGSKSDIWSLGCCMYEMANHKPAFKAFDMQALINKINKSIVTPLPTVYSGALRGIIKSMLRKNPEVRPSAAELLSHPHLQPHVLKIHLKLNSARQNTFPVHCVESNFVEKTRFIESEAVPIVTDREKRRSFSNDCTLNPSISETELNSADSSQRAEQFPSYLNQQYKEISVGVVREEININKAVPSKFSVAVKTPRVTPAKVSGTPKRITLPLKIPHIGSKRDSLPASCTPGSKSSHPTRRASLPFPMKAPNLATPYRANIGLLPNVVSPDVSVNAPRIDKIAEFPLASSEDPCIPILGTSSTSAQCSSSPGSADCSITKDKCTVQVLDRAVTKIHLTDTSLEVAQTGSECSEHNPTTAVSSRSSESRHRRFDTSSYQQRAEALEGLLEFSAQLLQQKRFEELGVLLKPFGPENVSPRETAIWLAKSFKETSV
- the LOC110664927 gene encoding serine/threonine-protein kinase Nek2 isoform X4, which codes for MLLGSLLQMELISKVRNPFIVEYKDSWVEKGCYVCIIIGYCEGGDMAEAIKKANGVHFPEERLCKWLVQLLMALDYLHANHILHRDVKCSNIFLTRDQDIRLGDFGLAKMLTSDDFASSVVGTPSYMCPELLADIPYGSKSDIWSLGCCMYEMANHKPAFKAFDMQALINKINKSIVTPLPTVYSGALRGIIKSMLRKNPEVRPSAAELLSHPHLQPHVLKIHLKLNSARQNTFPVHCVESNFVEKTRFIESEAVPIVTDREKRRSFSNDCTLNPSISETELNSADSSQRAEQFPSYLNQQYKEISVGVVREEININKAVPSKFSVAVKTPRVTPAKVSGTPKRITLPLKIPHIGSKRDSLPASCTPGSKSSHPTRRASLPFPMKAPNLATPYRANIGLLPNVVSPDVSVNAPRIDKIAEFPLASSEDPCIPILGTSSTSAQCSSSPGSADCSITKDKCTVQVLDRAVTKIHLTDTSLEVAQTGSECSEHNPTTAVSSRSSESRHRRFDTSSYQQRAEALEGLLEFSAQLLQQKRFEELGVLLKPFGPENVSPRETAIWLAKSFKETSV